In Janthinobacterium sp. 67, a genomic segment contains:
- a CDS encoding tetratricopeptide repeat-containing response regulator has product MKELKGLSALIIEPHPGMRASLHNMLNLCGLAKIDDAASSGQAIRMLGSKSYDLILCEYDLDGGQDGQQMLEDLRHHKLMHASTMFFMVTGEGSFAKVVSAVELLPTDYILKPFTADNMLERIGRALDKRNAFVPVYALIDVGNERAAIAACAEGASLYPRYATDFLRLRAELHLLLGEATDAEPIYAALYESKSIGWARLGQAKTQFLLGEYEAAQGMLEGLLDNNKRFLDAYDWLARTHLAQGKPELAQAALSEAVALSPHAVRRLRRLGEAALAADDIDMAEKALKLVVSKAKYSEFRDPEDHVRLVQTLVRKGDPLQAGAVIRDLDKSMGGQKNAELCSALCSAMLHAQTGNEERLQQSLDAALAANRHSVGGSNMLKTELARHCLAHGREDGAAEVMREVMRNAPDSAAMTRAMAVFEQAGREELAKALARQSRQEVADMVAAGAARAGEGDFRGAVDLMGEAVTRLPDNPQVVFNAAVAVLKCLEHEGWDERMGQQALTFIAGVRRLDPRNPKLPVLSGLHQQLLRKYKPLGNTWMHPPDAR; this is encoded by the coding sequence ATGAAAGAACTCAAGGGCCTCAGCGCACTGATCATCGAACCGCATCCGGGCATGCGCGCCAGCCTGCACAATATGCTCAACCTGTGCGGCCTGGCGAAGATCGACGACGCGGCCAGCTCGGGCCAGGCGATCCGCATGCTGGGCAGCAAATCGTATGATCTGATCCTGTGCGAATACGACCTCGACGGCGGGCAGGATGGCCAGCAGATGCTGGAAGACTTGCGCCACCACAAATTGATGCACGCTTCGACCATGTTTTTCATGGTCACGGGCGAAGGCAGCTTCGCCAAGGTGGTCAGCGCCGTCGAGCTGTTGCCCACCGATTACATCCTCAAGCCATTCACTGCTGACAACATGCTCGAGCGCATCGGCCGCGCGCTCGACAAGCGCAATGCCTTCGTACCCGTGTATGCACTGATCGACGTGGGCAATGAACGCGCGGCGATCGCCGCCTGCGCCGAGGGCGCCAGCCTGTATCCGCGCTACGCCACGGATTTCCTGCGCTTGCGCGCGGAACTGCATCTGCTGCTGGGCGAGGCGACCGACGCCGAGCCGATCTACGCGGCCTTGTACGAGAGCAAGTCCATCGGCTGGGCGCGCCTGGGACAGGCCAAGACACAGTTCCTGCTGGGCGAGTACGAAGCGGCGCAGGGCATGCTGGAAGGGCTGCTGGACAACAACAAGCGTTTTCTCGATGCGTATGACTGGCTGGCGCGCACGCATCTGGCGCAAGGTAAACCGGAACTGGCACAGGCCGCCCTGAGCGAAGCGGTGGCCCTGTCGCCGCACGCCGTGCGCCGCTTGCGCCGCCTGGGCGAGGCGGCCCTGGCGGCCGATGATATCGACATGGCGGAAAAAGCCCTGAAGCTGGTGGTCAGCAAGGCCAAGTATTCGGAATTCCGCGATCCGGAAGACCATGTGCGCCTGGTGCAGACCCTGGTGCGCAAGGGTGACCCGCTGCAGGCGGGCGCCGTGATCCGCGATCTCGACAAGTCGATGGGCGGGCAAAAGAATGCGGAACTGTGCAGCGCCCTGTGCAGCGCCATGCTGCATGCGCAGACGGGCAACGAGGAGCGTCTGCAGCAATCGTTGGACGCGGCCCTGGCCGCCAACCGCCACAGCGTGGGCGGCTCGAACATGCTGAAAACCGAGCTGGCGCGCCACTGCCTGGCGCACGGCCGCGAAGATGGCGCGGCCGAGGTGATGCGCGAAGTCATGCGCAACGCGCCCGACAGCGCCGCCATGACGCGCGCCATGGCCGTGTTCGAACAGGCGGGACGCGAAGAGCTGGCCAAGGCGCTGGCGCGGCAAAGCCGCCAGGAAGTGGCCGATATGGTGGCGGCCGGCGCCGCCCGGGCGGGCGAGGGCGATTTCCGCGGCGCCGTCGATCTGATGGGCGAGGCCGTCACGCGCCTGCCCGACAATCCGCAAGTGGTCTTCAATGCGGCCGTTGCCGTGCTGAAATGCCTGGAGCACGAGGGCTGGGATGAGCGCATGGGGCAGCAGGCGCTGACGTTTATCGCCGGTGTGCGCCGCCTGGACCCGCGCAACCCCAAATTGCCGGTGCTGTCGGGCCTGCATCAGCAGTTGTTGCGTAAATATAAGCCCTTGGGCAACACCTGGATGCATCCGCCTGACGCACGGTGA
- a CDS encoding DUF3369 domain-containing protein, which yields MTDLKADADDNWLLDEDEPVASPSGLAAPDQRLWRVLIVDDDVDVHAVTRLALRNVSFKGRELELFSAYSGREGYEILRDTPDIALVLLDVVMETDDAGLILAKRIRADLNNSIVRVVLRTGQPGQAPEQRVIIEYDINDYKAKTELTTQKLFTTVISALRAYESLMMLERSRIGLGKILAGATNLYQIHSLREFASGVLNQVSAILDVGADGVLCLMQGGAGRPEVVAATGTYAVLAESEAMPADHALTPTIDKAFAEKRSQFEHPANVLFIHTEGNRELAISVTPPWPLAQIQRDLLEVFCQRIAAAFDNLYMFGQLRKAQEATVVALADLAEFRDSDTGGHVRRVQQLSDAIAQRMQQRGAYADELSPQLLDMIGLASILHDVGKVATPDAVLLKPGRHTDEERTQMQLHASVGRTILERAANMVDGVSYLTYGAQIAGGHHEHFDGAGYPNGLKGRDIPVAARIVAVVDVFDALLHERPYKEPWPYPQVREYIEQRSGSQFDPEVVAALLDLIDNEPQLWHPEHATA from the coding sequence ATGACCGACCTCAAAGCCGATGCAGATGATAACTGGCTGCTCGACGAAGATGAGCCGGTGGCCAGTCCCTCCGGGCTGGCCGCGCCCGACCAGCGCCTGTGGCGTGTCCTGATCGTCGATGACGACGTCGATGTGCATGCGGTCACGCGGCTGGCGTTGCGCAATGTCAGTTTCAAGGGCCGCGAACTGGAACTGTTTTCCGCCTACAGCGGCCGCGAAGGGTACGAGATCCTGCGCGACACGCCCGATATCGCGCTGGTGCTGCTCGACGTGGTGATGGAAACGGATGACGCCGGCCTGATCCTCGCCAAGCGCATTCGCGCCGACCTGAACAACTCCATCGTCCGCGTCGTGCTGCGCACGGGCCAGCCGGGCCAGGCGCCCGAGCAGCGCGTCATCATCGAATACGACATCAACGATTACAAGGCGAAGACGGAGCTGACGACGCAAAAGCTGTTTACGACCGTCATTTCGGCCCTGCGCGCCTACGAGAGCCTGATGATGCTCGAGCGCAGCCGCATCGGCCTGGGCAAGATCCTCGCCGGCGCCACCAATCTGTACCAGATTCATTCCCTGCGCGAATTCGCTTCCGGCGTGCTCAACCAGGTCAGCGCCATCCTCGACGTGGGCGCCGATGGCGTGCTGTGCTTGATGCAGGGCGGCGCCGGGCGGCCCGAGGTGGTGGCGGCCACGGGCACGTATGCCGTGCTGGCCGAGTCCGAAGCGATGCCGGCCGATCACGCGCTCACGCCCACCATCGACAAGGCCTTCGCGGAAAAGCGCAGCCAGTTCGAGCATCCGGCCAACGTGCTGTTCATCCATACGGAAGGCAACCGCGAACTGGCCATCTCCGTCACGCCGCCGTGGCCGCTGGCGCAGATCCAGCGCGACTTGCTGGAAGTGTTTTGCCAGCGCATCGCCGCCGCCTTCGACAACCTGTACATGTTCGGCCAGCTGCGCAAGGCGCAGGAAGCGACCGTCGTGGCGCTGGCCGACCTGGCCGAGTTCCGCGACAGCGACACGGGCGGCCACGTGCGGCGCGTGCAGCAATTGTCCGACGCCATCGCCCAGCGCATGCAGCAGCGCGGCGCGTATGCCGACGAGCTCAGCCCGCAGCTGCTCGACATGATCGGCCTGGCCAGCATCCTGCATGACGTGGGCAAGGTGGCCACGCCGGACGCCGTGCTATTGAAACCGGGCAGGCATACGGACGAGGAACGCACGCAGATGCAGCTGCACGCCAGCGTCGGGCGCACCATCCTCGAGCGGGCCGCCAACATGGTCGACGGCGTCAGCTACCTGACGTACGGCGCGCAGATTGCCGGCGGCCACCACGAACACTTCGATGGCGCCGGCTATCCGAACGGCCTGAAGGGGCGCGACATTCCCGTGGCCGCGCGCATCGTGGCCGTGGTCGACGTCTTCGATGCCTTGCTGCACGAGCGGCCCTACAAGGAGCCGTGGCCGTATCCGCAGGTGCGCGAATACATCGAACAGCGCAGCGGCAGCCAGTTCGATCCGGAAGTGGTGGCGGCGCTGCTGGACCTGATCGACAACGAGCCGCAACTGTGGCATCCGGAGCACGCCACCGCTTGA
- the pepF gene encoding oligoendopeptidase F, which translates to MTPSALKRPLLFSLLVFSLATASAAPAPTDRQPDRWDLTALYQNDAAFDADAKKLAAQLQQLGACKGQLGTRLKGCLDLYADARKRVNTLTTYAAQYYDQDTGDSKGNQLNQRAALLGNDFAQATTFLQPEILALGSRRIDAMLAKDKGLQLYRFQLSNMLRSAPHTLDAAGEQLVAQFGLAAGSAASVYRTLANAEIPWPTVKLSDGKEVRLDQAAYTKYRDDDNRADRKLVFDAFFGKWKEYERTFGETLYGQLKTDAAYAKVRRYPDSQSAALDADHLPPAVYQTLIAQTNANLPTLHRYFKLRARMLGVKDLAYYDIYAPLLKSDRTFPLAEGKQMMLDSAAPLGPDYVKTLSAAVDARWMDVYPRPRKVAGAYMNGDAYDVHPFVLLNYTDNYEAVSTLTHEWGHAMHSVLANKAQPSIYAPYSIFVAEIASTTNEALLLDARLKQAKDDDERLLYLGAALENLRGTFFRQAMFAEFEAAIHGKVDQGESLTGEEITAIYAGILKRYHGEAQGVMTIDPAYALEWAYVPHFYHGFYVFQYATSIAAAQDFAQRILDKEPGALAAYLKMLGAGGSAYPYDLVKAAGVDLASPKPYQALVARMNGIMDQIEAIESRRGK; encoded by the coding sequence ATGACGCCATCCGCGCTCAAGCGCCCCCTGCTGTTCTCCCTGCTGGTCTTCAGCCTTGCCACCGCCTCTGCCGCCCCTGCGCCCACCGACCGCCAGCCCGACCGCTGGGATTTGACGGCGCTGTATCAAAACGACGCCGCGTTTGACGCCGACGCGAAAAAGCTGGCGGCCCAGCTGCAGCAACTGGGCGCCTGCAAGGGGCAATTGGGCACCCGCCTGAAAGGCTGCCTGGACCTGTACGCCGATGCGCGCAAGCGCGTCAACACGCTGACCACCTATGCGGCGCAGTATTACGACCAGGATACGGGCGACAGCAAGGGCAACCAGCTGAACCAGCGCGCCGCCCTGCTGGGCAACGACTTCGCCCAGGCGACGACCTTTCTGCAGCCCGAAATCCTCGCCCTGGGCAGCAGGCGCATCGACGCCATGCTGGCGAAGGACAAGGGCTTGCAACTGTACCGCTTTCAACTGAGTAACATGCTGCGCAGCGCGCCGCATACGCTCGACGCGGCCGGCGAACAGCTGGTGGCGCAGTTCGGCCTGGCGGCTGGCTCGGCCGCCAGCGTCTACCGCACCCTGGCCAATGCGGAAATCCCGTGGCCAACAGTCAAATTATCGGACGGCAAGGAAGTACGCCTCGACCAGGCGGCCTATACCAAGTACCGCGACGACGACAATCGCGCGGACCGCAAGCTGGTATTCGACGCCTTCTTCGGCAAGTGGAAGGAATATGAACGCACGTTCGGCGAAACCCTGTACGGCCAGCTGAAGACGGACGCCGCGTATGCAAAAGTGCGCCGCTATCCCGACTCGCAAAGCGCCGCGCTCGACGCCGACCATTTGCCGCCGGCCGTCTACCAGACCCTGATCGCCCAGACCAACGCCAACCTGCCCACCCTGCACCGCTACTTCAAGCTGCGCGCGCGCATGCTGGGCGTCAAGGACCTGGCCTACTACGACATCTATGCGCCGCTGCTCAAAAGCGATCGCACGTTTCCGCTGGCCGAAGGCAAGCAGATGATGCTCGACTCCGCCGCGCCGCTGGGCCCCGACTACGTCAAGACATTGAGCGCCGCGGTGGACGCGCGCTGGATGGATGTGTATCCGCGCCCGCGCAAGGTGGCGGGCGCCTACATGAATGGCGACGCGTACGACGTGCATCCGTTCGTGCTGCTCAATTACACGGACAATTACGAAGCCGTCAGCACCCTGACGCACGAATGGGGCCACGCCATGCACTCGGTGCTGGCCAACAAGGCGCAGCCGTCGATCTATGCGCCATACAGCATCTTCGTCGCGGAAATCGCCTCGACGACGAACGAGGCGCTGCTGCTCGACGCGCGCCTGAAGCAGGCCAAGGATGACGACGAACGCCTGCTGTACCTGGGCGCGGCGCTGGAAAACCTGCGCGGCACCTTCTTCCGCCAGGCCATGTTCGCCGAATTCGAGGCGGCCATCCACGGCAAGGTGGACCAGGGAGAATCGCTGACGGGCGAAGAGATCACGGCCATCTATGCCGGCATCCTCAAGCGCTACCACGGCGAAGCGCAAGGCGTCATGACCATCGATCCCGCCTACGCGCTGGAATGGGCCTACGTGCCGCATTTCTATCACGGCTTTTATGTGTTCCAGTACGCCACCTCGATCGCGGCGGCGCAGGATTTCGCGCAGCGCATCCTCGACAAGGAACCGGGCGCGCTGGCCGCCTACCTGAAGATGCTCGGTGCGGGCGGCTCGGCCTACCCGTACGATCTCGTGAAGGCGGCCGGCGTCGACCTGGCCTCGCCGAAACCGTACCAGGCGCTGGTAGCCCGCATGAACGGCATCATGGACCAGATCGAGGCGATTGAGAGTCGCCGGGGTAAATAA
- the tuf gene encoding elongation factor Tu — protein sequence MAKGKFERTKPHVNVGTIGHVDHGKTTLTAAIATVLSKKFGGEAKAYDQIDAAPEEKARGITINTAHVEYETETRHYAHVDCPGHADYIKNMITGAAQMDGAILVCSAADGPMPQTREHILLARQVGVPYIIVFLNKCDLVDDAELLELVEMEVRELLSKYEFPGDDLPIIKGSARMALEGKEGEMGVDAVLRLADALDAYIPTPERAVDGAFLMPVEDVFSISGRGTVVTGRIERGIIKVGEEIEIVGITDTVKTTCTGVEMFRKLLDQGQAGDNVGLLLRGTKREDVQRGQVLAKPGSIKPHAHFTGEIYVLSKDEGGRHTPFFNNYRPQFYFRTTDVTGSIELPADKEMVMPGDNVSITVKLINPIAMEEGLRFAIREGGRTVGAGVVAKILA from the coding sequence ATGGCAAAAGGTAAATTCGAACGGACCAAGCCGCACGTCAACGTCGGCACCATCGGCCACGTCGACCACGGTAAAACCACGCTGACCGCTGCAATCGCAACGGTTCTGTCGAAGAAATTCGGCGGCGAAGCTAAAGCATACGACCAGATCGATGCGGCTCCAGAAGAAAAAGCGCGCGGTATCACGATCAACACCGCCCACGTCGAGTACGAAACGGAAACGCGTCACTACGCGCACGTTGACTGCCCAGGCCACGCCGACTACATCAAAAACATGATTACCGGTGCGGCGCAGATGGACGGCGCGATCCTGGTGTGCTCCGCAGCTGACGGCCCAATGCCACAGACCCGCGAACACATCCTGCTGGCCCGCCAAGTTGGCGTTCCATACATCATCGTGTTCCTGAACAAGTGCGACCTGGTCGACGACGCAGAGCTGCTGGAACTGGTTGAAATGGAAGTGCGCGAGCTGTTGTCGAAGTACGAATTCCCAGGCGACGACCTGCCTATCATCAAAGGTTCGGCACGTATGGCGCTGGAAGGCAAAGAAGGCGAAATGGGCGTTGACGCAGTGCTGCGTCTGGCCGATGCGCTGGATGCCTACATCCCAACGCCAGAGCGCGCTGTTGACGGTGCGTTCCTGATGCCAGTGGAAGACGTGTTCTCGATCTCGGGTCGCGGTACCGTTGTGACCGGTCGTATCGAGCGCGGCATCATCAAAGTCGGCGAAGAGATCGAAATCGTCGGCATCACCGATACCGTCAAAACGACTTGCACCGGCGTGGAAATGTTCCGCAAACTGCTGGACCAAGGTCAAGCAGGCGACAACGTTGGTCTGCTGCTGCGCGGCACCAAGCGTGAAGACGTGCAACGTGGTCAAGTTCTGGCCAAGCCAGGCTCGATCAAGCCGCACGCCCACTTCACCGGCGAGATCTATGTTCTGTCGAAAGACGAAGGCGGCCGTCATACGCCATTCTTCAACAACTATCGTCCACAGTTCTACTTCCGTACGACGGACGTGACCGGTTCGATCGAGTTGCCAGCAGACAAAGAAATGGTCATGCCAGGCGATAACGTGTCGATCACCGTCAAGCTGATCAACCCGATCGCGATGGAAGAAGGTCTGCGCTTCGCTATCCGTGAAGGCGGCCGTACCGTCGGCGCCGGCGTGGTTGCAAAAATCCTCGCATAA
- a CDS encoding J domain-containing protein, which translates to MGKIHTHYDNLKVARLAPQEVIRAAYKALSQKYHPDKNPGDEKAARIMAILNSAYGTLSDPQRRKEHDEWIAAEEWEIEWLESTHQEEGKSRDGRAKGHAQPHEHTWAQDVPPPKGKPRRGMQPIWRNWRWWLSLLVCLLLGWLGALLMLDTSQPMPAALASAWSGLARDGAAPPAPEAAPAPSKGEAVAVDSWAVGKPYAAEPAQAKAPEIRVLAVAQLSLKASRPACDGVGQADSAALVAPNGEPWPARSGYVDGFPIGNKGDELVLTIDNSGNAAPVFVKLYDQERRSNVRYLYILANDKLTVEQLSAGKYEVRYQAVGPGQDNCGGNTRSGASIPAPAPAAGEGGTQNPVVSSI; encoded by the coding sequence ATGGGAAAGATACATACACACTATGACAACCTGAAAGTGGCGCGCCTGGCGCCGCAGGAAGTCATACGTGCCGCGTACAAAGCCCTCAGCCAGAAATACCATCCAGACAAGAATCCCGGCGACGAAAAGGCGGCCCGCATCATGGCCATCCTCAACAGCGCCTACGGCACCTTGTCCGACCCGCAACGCCGCAAGGAGCACGACGAGTGGATCGCCGCCGAGGAATGGGAAATCGAATGGCTGGAAAGCACCCACCAGGAAGAAGGCAAGAGCCGCGATGGCCGCGCGAAAGGTCATGCCCAGCCGCATGAGCACACGTGGGCGCAGGATGTGCCGCCGCCGAAGGGCAAGCCGCGGCGCGGCATGCAGCCCATCTGGCGCAACTGGCGCTGGTGGCTGAGTCTGCTTGTCTGCCTGCTGCTGGGCTGGCTGGGCGCCTTGCTGATGCTCGATACCTCGCAGCCCATGCCTGCCGCGCTGGCCTCGGCCTGGAGCGGCCTGGCCCGCGATGGCGCTGCTCCCCCTGCGCCGGAGGCCGCGCCGGCGCCATCGAAAGGCGAGGCCGTGGCAGTCGATAGCTGGGCCGTGGGCAAGCCGTATGCGGCCGAACCCGCGCAAGCGAAGGCACCCGAGATCCGCGTGCTGGCTGTGGCGCAGCTGAGCCTGAAAGCGAGCCGGCCCGCCTGCGATGGCGTGGGCCAGGCCGATTCGGCGGCGCTGGTGGCGCCGAATGGCGAGCCATGGCCAGCGCGGTCCGGTTATGTCGATGGCTTCCCGATCGGTAACAAGGGCGATGAACTGGTGTTGACCATCGATAACAGCGGCAATGCCGCGCCCGTCTTCGTCAAGCTGTATGACCAGGAGCGGCGCTCGAATGTGCGCTACCTGTACATCCTGGCCAATGACAAGCTGACGGTGGAACAGCTCAGCGCGGGCAAATACGAAGTGCGCTACCAGGCCGTCGGGCCTGGCCAGGACAATTGCGGCGGCAACACGCGCAGCGGCGCCTCGATACCGGCGCCAGCGCCCGCCGCGGGAGAGGGCGGTACGCAGAATCCTGTTGTAAGCAGCATCTAA
- a CDS encoding class I SAM-dependent methyltransferase yields the protein MSLPAPDSDALAASHALQHQIAAEIARNDGAIPFVRFMELALYAPDLGYYSGGAAKLGKDGDFTTAPEISPLFGATLAHVAAAIMAQTAPRILEFGAGTGKLAFDILTEAAQAGIAIEQYAIVELSGELRARQERALAAFPQVVWLDGFPDSFDGAVFGNEVLDAMPVNLISKTPAGWCELDVSIADGQFVFIERPAGADVAAQIAAQVPGADDLPVGYVSEIHGVACGFMRSLAQMLTNGQGGAAVLFDYGFPAHEYYLDLRATGTLMCHYRHHAHAEPFYLPGLQDITAHVDFTAMAVAAQDAGLDVLAYMNQASFLLGSGIGDLLLRTDPQQVKTYLPQASAVQKLVSPAEMGELFKVLVVGHQVALPQALLSSDRSHRL from the coding sequence ATGTCTCTTCCCGCACCCGATAGCGACGCGCTGGCCGCGTCCCATGCCTTGCAGCACCAGATTGCCGCCGAAATCGCGCGCAATGACGGCGCCATTCCCTTTGTCCGCTTCATGGAGCTGGCGCTGTATGCGCCTGACCTCGGCTATTACAGCGGCGGCGCCGCCAAGCTGGGCAAAGATGGCGATTTTACAACCGCGCCGGAGATTTCGCCCCTGTTCGGCGCCACCCTGGCCCATGTGGCAGCCGCTATTATGGCGCAAACGGCCCCGCGCATCCTCGAATTCGGCGCCGGCACGGGCAAGCTGGCCTTCGATATCCTGACGGAAGCGGCGCAGGCCGGCATCGCGATCGAACAGTATGCGATCGTCGAATTGTCCGGCGAATTGCGCGCGCGCCAGGAGCGGGCGCTGGCCGCCTTCCCGCAGGTGGTGTGGCTCGACGGTTTTCCCGACAGTTTCGACGGCGCCGTGTTCGGCAATGAAGTGCTCGACGCCATGCCCGTCAACCTGATCAGCAAGACGCCGGCCGGCTGGTGCGAACTCGACGTCAGTATTGCCGACGGCCAGTTCGTGTTCATCGAGCGCCCGGCCGGCGCCGACGTGGCCGCGCAGATCGCCGCCCAGGTGCCCGGCGCGGACGACTTGCCGGTCGGCTATGTCAGCGAAATTCATGGCGTCGCCTGCGGCTTCATGCGCTCGCTGGCGCAGATGCTGACCAATGGCCAGGGCGGCGCGGCCGTGCTGTTCGATTACGGTTTTCCGGCGCACGAGTATTACCTGGACTTGCGCGCCACGGGCACCCTGATGTGCCATTACCGCCATCACGCCCACGCGGAACCGTTTTATCTGCCCGGCTTGCAGGACATCACGGCCCATGTGGATTTTACGGCCATGGCGGTGGCGGCGCAGGATGCGGGCCTCGACGTGCTCGCCTATATGAACCAGGCGTCCTTCCTGCTGGGTTCCGGTATCGGCGACCTGCTGCTGCGCACCGATCCGCAGCAGGTCAAGACTTACCTGCCGCAGGCCAGCGCCGTGCAAAAGCTGGTGTCGCCGGCCGAGATGGGGGAATTGTTCAAGGTGCTGGTGGTGGGGCATCAGGTGGCGTTGCCGCAAGCGCTGTTGTCGAGTGACCGCAGTCACCGCCTGTAA
- a CDS encoding dihydroneopterin aldolase, translating to MSSALSHPRLADCRRLFLRNYEVLINIGVYDFEKKGEQRVLINVDLYIPLALSTPKDDQLEEVVDYDFMRETIARRMALGHVQLQESLVDDVLAAMLAHPRVRAARVSSMKPDVYPDCEGVGVEVFKIKDEV from the coding sequence ATGTCGTCCGCCCTGTCCCACCCTCGCCTGGCCGATTGCCGCCGGCTGTTCCTGCGCAATTACGAAGTCCTCATCAACATCGGTGTCTACGACTTCGAGAAAAAGGGCGAGCAGCGCGTCCTCATCAACGTCGACCTGTACATTCCCCTGGCCCTGTCGACGCCGAAGGATGACCAGCTGGAAGAGGTGGTCGACTACGACTTCATGCGCGAAACCATCGCCAGGCGCATGGCCCTAGGCCATGTGCAGCTGCAGGAAAGCCTCGTCGACGACGTGCTCGCCGCCATGCTGGCGCACCCGCGCGTGCGCGCCGCGCGCGTGTCGTCGATGAAACCGGACGTGTATCCCGACTGCGAAGGCGTGGGCGTGGAAGTATTCAAGATCAAGGATGAAGTATGA
- the ttcA gene encoding tRNA 2-thiocytidine(32) synthetase TtcA has product MNDTAVMETAVEIPANVEAQKLARKKAEKIALENNKLHKRLCRLVGQAIGDFNMIEDGDKVMVCLSGGKDSYALLDILMTLRERAPIHFDIVAVNLDQKQPNFPPEILPAYLTELGVAFHIENQDTYSIVKRLIPEGKTTCSLCSRLRRGILYRVADELGANKIALGHHRDDILETFFLNMFFGGKLKGMPAKLQSDDGKHIVIRPMAYVKEEDTQRYAEVKGFPIIPCDLCGSQENLQRKQIKGLMREWDKKFPGRVESIFSALSNVAPSHLMDPKLFGFKDLKADGVANPMGDIAFDEEPCSTPTTFGTIPLQPL; this is encoded by the coding sequence ATGAACGATACCGCAGTCATGGAAACCGCCGTGGAAATTCCGGCCAACGTGGAAGCGCAGAAACTGGCGCGCAAGAAGGCGGAAAAGATCGCCCTGGAAAACAACAAGCTGCACAAGCGCCTGTGCCGCCTGGTGGGCCAGGCCATCGGCGACTTCAACATGATCGAAGACGGCGACAAGGTGATGGTGTGCCTGTCGGGCGGCAAGGATAGCTATGCGCTGCTGGACATTTTGATGACCTTGCGCGAACGCGCGCCGATTCACTTCGATATCGTCGCCGTCAACCTGGACCAGAAGCAGCCGAACTTCCCGCCGGAAATCCTGCCCGCCTACCTGACGGAATTGGGCGTGGCTTTCCACATCGAAAACCAGGATACCTACAGCATCGTCAAGCGTTTGATCCCGGAAGGCAAGACGACGTGTTCGCTGTGCTCGCGCCTGCGCCGCGGCATCCTGTACCGCGTGGCCGACGAGCTGGGCGCCAACAAGATCGCCCTGGGCCACCACCGCGACGACATCCTGGAAACGTTCTTCCTGAATATGTTCTTCGGCGGCAAACTGAAAGGCATGCCGGCCAAGCTGCAATCGGACGACGGCAAGCACATCGTCATCCGTCCGATGGCCTACGTGAAGGAAGAGGACACGCAGCGCTATGCGGAAGTGAAGGGCTTCCCCATCATCCCGTGCGACCTGTGCGGTTCGCAGGAAAACCTGCAGCGCAAGCAGATCAAGGGCCTGATGCGCGAATGGGACAAGAAATTCCCCGGCCGCGTGGAAAGCATCTTCTCGGCCCTGTCGAACGTGGCGCCGTCGCATTTGATGGACCCGAAACTGTTCGGCTTCAAGGACTTGAAGGCCGATGGCGTGGCCAACCCCATGGGCGACATCGCCTTCGACGAAGAGCCATGCTCGACGCCGACCACGTTCGGCACGATTCCGCTGCAGCCGCTGTAA
- a CDS encoding SDR family oxidoreductase produces the protein MTEATTTPFDSTPRVALVTGAARRIGRAIALGLARDGWDIAVHYRDSREEAQSLVAEITALGRRAQAFPCDLAQEAAVRQLLPQVQAALGPVTCVVNNASLFAYDNAGDFSVAALDAHMHANLAAPILLAQALYQATPAGGQAVVINLLDQKLYNLNPDFLSYTLSKAALLSATTMLAQALAPKVRVVGIAPGITMVSGEQTEANFAKAHENTPLGRSSTPEDVADSVCYVAGARALTGTTLLVDGGQHLIGLPRDVMFLTK, from the coding sequence ATGACAGAAGCAACGACAACGCCATTCGACAGCACTCCCCGCGTCGCCCTCGTCACGGGCGCGGCGCGCCGCATCGGCCGCGCCATCGCGCTGGGCCTGGCGCGCGACGGCTGGGATATCGCCGTCCATTACCGCGACTCGCGCGAGGAAGCGCAGAGCCTGGTGGCGGAAATCACGGCGCTGGGCCGCCGCGCGCAAGCGTTCCCCTGCGACCTGGCGCAGGAAGCGGCCGTGCGCCAGTTGCTGCCGCAGGTGCAGGCGGCGCTGGGGCCAGTGACTTGTGTCGTCAACAACGCATCGTTGTTTGCATACGACAATGCCGGCGATTTTTCCGTCGCCGCGCTCGACGCCCACATGCACGCCAACCTGGCCGCCCCCATCCTGCTGGCGCAAGCGCTGTACCAGGCCACCCCGGCAGGCGGCCAGGCCGTGGTCATCAACTTGCTGGATCAAAAACTGTACAATCTCAATCCTGATTTTTTGTCGTACACCCTGTCCAAGGCGGCGCTGCTGTCGGCGACCACCATGCTGGCCCAGGCGCTGGCGCCGAAAGTGCGCGTGGTGGGCATCGCCCCCGGCATCACCATGGTTTCCGGCGAGCAGACGGAAGCGAACTTTGCCAAGGCGCATGAAAACACGCCGCTGGGCCGCTCCAGCACGCCCGAGGATGTGGCCGACAGCGTCTGTTACGTGGCCGGCGCGCGCGCGCTGACGGGCACGACCCTGCTGGTCGATGGCGGCCAGCATCTGATCGGTTTGCCGCGCGACGTCATGTTTTTGACCAAATAA